A window from Candidatus Scalindua japonica encodes these proteins:
- a CDS encoding Ig-like domain-containing protein produces the protein DGNDTDSENITITVVDINRPPVLDPIPDITVSETAIITLNPTATDPDGDNLTYTCTGWMTSSSYTTDYDDAGTHTVTVTASDGTLTDSQVVSITVEDINRAPILDSIPNIVVNEGATITLIPTATDPDGDALTYTYTGWMTSSSYTTDYDDAGTHTVTVTTSDGSLLDSQVVTIIVNDTTPLIITTGDIDGSGQDDVIIDFGPGNGIWTRMNNNGWLKLHDLTPEIITTGDVDGNGQDDVIINFGPGYGIWIRMNNSTWVLLNFLSPEIITTGDIDGNGQDDVIIDFGSLGIWIRMNNSTWVSLNNVPREAITTGDIDGNGQDDVIIDYGSLGIWIRMNNSTWVKLHNLSPEIITAGDIDGNGQDDVIIDFGDPYGISVFMNNNTWVKLHDLTPEIITTGDTDGNGQDDVIIDFGDPDGTSLFMNNSSWVELHNLSPEAISTGDMDGNGQDDVIVDFGDPYISLFMNNSTWVELHEQ, from the coding sequence GATGGCAATGATACTGATTCGGAAAATATAACGATAACAGTTGTTGATATTAATCGGCCGCCAGTGCTGGATCCGATACCAGATATTACGGTCAGCGAAACCGCTATCATAACCCTTAACCCTACAGCCACCGACCCGGATGGAGATAATCTTACATACACGTGTACTGGCTGGATGACTTCAAGCAGCTATACAACCGATTATGATGATGCTGGTACTCACACGGTAACGGTAACAGCAAGCGATGGAACATTAACTGATTCTCAGGTTGTAAGCATAACGGTAGAGGACATTAACAGGGCACCGATATTGGATTCTATACCTAACATTGTTGTAAATGAGGGTGCTACCATAACCCTTATCCCTACAGCCACTGACCCGGATGGAGATGCTCTTACATACACGTATACTGGCTGGATGACTTCAAGTAGCTATACAACGGATTATGATGATGCAGGTACACATACAGTAACTGTTACAACAAGTGATGGTTCATTGTTAGATTCCCAGGTTGTTACTATAATTGTTAATGATACAACTCCCTTAATCATAACAACCGGCGATATAGATGGAAGTGGACAGGACGACGTTATAATTGATTTTGGACCTGGCAATGGTATCTGGACACGAATGAACAATAATGGGTGGCTAAAACTGCACGATCTAACTCCAGAGATCATTACAACCGGTGATGTGGATGGTAATGGACAGGACGACGTCATAATTAATTTTGGGCCTGGCTATGGTATCTGGATACGAATGAACAACAGTACATGGGTATTACTGAACTTTCTATCTCCAGAGATCATTACAACTGGTGATATAGATGGTAATGGACAGGACGACGTCATAATTGATTTTGGGTCTTTAGGTATCTGGATACGAATGAACAACAGTACATGGGTATCACTGAATAATGTACCTCGAGAGGCCATTACAACCGGTGATATAGATGGTAATGGGCAGGACGACGTCATAATTGATTATGGGTCTTTAGGTATCTGGATACGAATGAACAACAGTACATGGGTGAAACTGCATAATCTCTCTCCAGAGATCATTACAGCCGGTGATATAGATGGTAATGGGCAGGACGATGTCATCATAGACTTTGGTGATCCCTATGGTATCTCTGTCTTTATGAACAACAATACATGGGTAAAACTACACGATCTAACTCCAGAGATCATTACAACCGGTGATACGGATGGCAATGGGCAGGACGACGTCATCATAGACTTTGGTGATCCTGATGGCACCTCACTCTTCATGAACAACAGTTCATGGGTAGAACTGCACAATCTATCTCCAGAGGCCATTTCAACCGGTGATATGGATGGTAATGGACAGGACGATGTTATCGTAGACTTTGGCGATCCTTATATCTCGCTCTTCATGAACAACAGTACATGGGTAGAACTTCATGAACAATAG
- a CDS encoding lamin tail domain-containing protein produces the protein MADSKNENGYVLVVIIGILTILSLMMITFATLSRIETRATRNYTDSVKCEKIAKAGLEHAIYEIWLDKFGTDSLAYNDDDNGNYELDENFDSTGASWPGNSRFPGSDYDNDGDTTDDSRWIYFPATDSASDIRLPGRLRAKYAVLISDDKEARVNVNVTGNEASGSGVHTSNEGWSTFEIDLSNIIELAATGKGDTTASDIIDTRLGSDDAPGTSAINDNAGIVPDPEADGIDNDGDSVLDESDEATDEPNEFNSIYPYSDDIPFGLLSEAEIMGTSSYTSRLETIFNTRGVSDSEQNLLNNLITTYSADTIVCRPYTLAGSTSTTKLNINALVNNGAYTDIQKVEMIMDTLVAGGITGTPAKDIERHQLAVNIKDFTDSDNTVTAYNDGSNTYYGIERTPYINEVEAWTTTGTDEFIELFNPYDTEIPNTGDWTITLDGDTTTITLPGLTVPAGGYFVIADQAGARVNQIDTNINNLDDGGEELILRDSSGNVVQVTNYGSANQNDTCSLNDPRPIPLSASASNPWNWAINSSNTIGAENSNFNPTVGSDGWTVVTQANSFLVANRRFSNIGYLGFIHKGSEWSSTRVGDTPGYPIVYPDLLDYITVTDPSMDSIDNDGDGDIDSIDTGYQQGDLDGPEYRIPGLINVNTAPTEVLASLPDGLGGTLGSTIASEIFNGNKPYESIGDLIDKVDGADGITDTSASDKWNEEEALRAISNLITTRSNVFTVYVTAQITNEGETEVFAEKRILALVDRSVDPIEVRYFRLITE, from the coding sequence ATGGCAGATTCGAAAAACGAAAACGGTTATGTCCTGGTAGTCATCATCGGCATATTAACAATCCTGTCATTGATGATGATTACGTTCGCCACATTGTCACGAATAGAGACCAGGGCCACTAGAAATTATACCGATAGTGTTAAGTGCGAGAAGATCGCAAAAGCCGGACTTGAGCATGCGATATACGAAATATGGCTGGATAAATTTGGGACCGATTCACTTGCGTATAATGATGATGACAATGGCAATTATGAACTAGATGAAAACTTTGACTCCACTGGTGCATCGTGGCCTGGAAATTCTCGCTTTCCAGGCAGTGATTACGATAATGATGGTGACACTACAGACGATTCAAGGTGGATATACTTCCCGGCAACTGACTCGGCATCAGACATAAGGCTTCCCGGTAGACTCAGGGCAAAGTATGCTGTACTGATAAGCGATGATAAAGAGGCAAGGGTAAATGTTAACGTAACAGGAAACGAGGCCAGTGGCAGTGGTGTGCACACCTCAAATGAGGGTTGGTCAACATTTGAGATTGATTTATCCAATATAATAGAGCTGGCGGCAACAGGCAAGGGAGACACGACAGCAAGCGATATTATTGACACAAGACTTGGGAGTGACGATGCTCCCGGAACCAGCGCCATAAATGATAATGCGGGAATAGTACCCGACCCTGAAGCGGATGGTATTGATAATGATGGTGATTCTGTTCTTGACGAGTCAGATGAAGCCACAGATGAACCAAATGAATTCAATTCAATATATCCTTATAGTGATGACATACCTTTCGGTCTTCTTTCGGAAGCCGAGATCATGGGCACATCATCATATACGAGCCGACTGGAAACAATCTTCAATACCAGAGGTGTATCTGACAGCGAACAGAATTTGCTCAATAACCTGATAACTACATACTCCGCTGATACCATAGTCTGTCGACCTTACACACTGGCTGGAAGTACGTCTACAACCAAGTTAAATATCAATGCGTTGGTAAACAATGGAGCATACACCGATATTCAAAAAGTAGAAATGATAATGGACACACTGGTAGCAGGAGGGATAACGGGTACACCAGCTAAAGATATAGAACGCCATCAACTGGCCGTAAATATAAAAGACTTCACTGATTCCGACAATACCGTAACGGCATACAATGATGGGTCAAACACTTACTACGGCATTGAAAGGACTCCATACATAAATGAAGTAGAGGCTTGGACAACTACCGGAACAGATGAATTTATTGAGCTGTTTAACCCATACGACACAGAAATCCCTAATACTGGAGATTGGACGATCACATTGGATGGAGATACAACTACTATCACACTTCCCGGTCTGACAGTTCCTGCGGGAGGTTACTTTGTCATAGCAGATCAAGCAGGGGCGCGAGTAAACCAGATTGACACCAATATCAACAACCTTGATGATGGTGGAGAAGAGTTAATCTTAAGGGATAGTAGTGGGAATGTTGTACAGGTCACAAACTACGGGAGTGCAAATCAAAATGATACCTGCTCTTTAAATGATCCGAGGCCAATCCCCTTAAGTGCATCTGCATCAAACCCATGGAACTGGGCAATAAATTCATCAAACACAATTGGTGCGGAAAACAGTAATTTTAACCCGACTGTCGGAAGTGACGGCTGGACAGTGGTGACACAGGCCAACAGTTTTCTCGTTGCAAACAGGAGATTTTCAAACATTGGTTATCTGGGGTTTATTCATAAAGGGAGTGAATGGTCAAGTACCAGAGTCGGTGACACACCTGGCTACCCGATAGTTTATCCAGATCTGTTAGATTACATTACCGTAACTGACCCATCAATGGATAGTATTGATAATGATGGTGATGGTGATATAGACTCTATTGATACAGGTTACCAGCAAGGAGATCTTGACGGGCCTGAATATCGTATTCCCGGACTGATCAATGTCAATACAGCTCCTACTGAAGTATTGGCATCATTACCAGATGGTTTGGGCGGAACTCTAGGCAGCACAATAGCATCGGAAATATTTAACGGAAACAAACCGTATGAGAGCATAGGAGACTTAATAGATAAAGTTGATGGAGCAGATGGAATCACTGATACCTCAGCTTCTGATAAATGGAATGAAGAAGAGGCATTGCGTGCAATCTCAAACCTGATTACCACACGTTCAAATGTCTTCACGGTCTATGTCACAGCTCAGATAACTAACGAAGGTGAAACAGAGGTGTTTGCGGAAAAAAGAATACTGGCATTAGTTGACCGTTCTGTCGACCCTATTGAGGTAAGATACTTCAGGTTGATTACGGAGTAA
- a CDS encoding prepilin-type N-terminal cleavage/methylation domain-containing protein, producing the protein MKTNNRQYTIINSDHSAFTLVELMVAIALATILILVTAMIFKQASRAFSQSDARNEVYQNVRAAFDIVKRDVSGATLNTRYELFKAFDNIDASDYSVNIAAKEGSDILVFLSSTPNNNNQPITLITYYLKDNNILYKLEKTDTHTLNTDITSFNIETETGYKELGLNVSTLQFRYQDSDGTWEDTWDTGTNTAYQYLPDAVEVEMMVSDTLGRFTGTSTNIISIP; encoded by the coding sequence TTGAAGACCAACAATCGTCAATATACAATCATCAATAGTGACCATTCCGCTTTTACTCTGGTAGAACTCATGGTAGCCATTGCTCTGGCCACAATACTTATCCTGGTAACAGCAATGATATTCAAACAGGCAAGCAGAGCCTTTTCACAGTCAGACGCGCGAAACGAAGTGTACCAGAACGTAAGGGCTGCTTTTGATATTGTAAAAAGAGATGTTTCCGGAGCAACCCTGAATACTAGATATGAACTGTTCAAGGCGTTCGACAATATTGATGCAAGTGACTATTCTGTTAACATTGCAGCTAAGGAAGGAAGTGATATACTTGTTTTCCTGTCGAGTACTCCTAATAACAATAATCAACCTATCACTCTAATAACGTATTATTTGAAAGATAATAATATTTTGTACAAACTTGAAAAAACTGATACCCATACTCTTAATACTGACATTACCAGTTTTAATATTGAAACAGAAACTGGATACAAAGAACTCGGACTTAATGTCAGCACCTTACAATTTAGATATCAAGATAGTGATGGAACATGGGAAGACACATGGGACACCGGCACCAACACGGCATACCAATATCTGCCGGATGCAGTTGAAGTAGAGATGATGGTTTCAGATACACTTGGTCGATTTACGGGAACATCTACAAATATAATTTCAATACCGTGA
- a CDS encoding pilus assembly FimT family protein, with protein sequence MKKNAFTLIEMLVVISIIILVSVSAIPAITPFLKSQRLNKGARIVQAQALAARTMAINSRKTRWLVIDSTRYKLTVKDETNSSVLGKEEFLPGAIEFGTSTVTWIAGTSTVSFDPDGSADTTTLGTDTVTIQDQQGNSKNLKIISYTGQIISD encoded by the coding sequence ATGAAAAAAAATGCATTTACTCTCATTGAAATGCTTGTTGTAATCTCAATCATTATTCTGGTAAGCGTTTCAGCAATACCCGCAATTACACCCTTTCTCAAAAGTCAAAGATTAAATAAAGGCGCGCGTATAGTACAGGCGCAGGCCCTGGCGGCAAGGACTATGGCAATTAATTCCAGAAAGACAAGATGGTTGGTAATTGATTCGACACGCTACAAGTTGACAGTTAAAGATGAAACTAACTCAAGTGTATTAGGCAAAGAAGAGTTTCTGCCTGGTGCTATTGAATTTGGCACAAGTACAGTAACATGGATCGCCGGTACAAGTACCGTCTCTTTTGATCCAGACGGTTCTGCAGACACTACGACCTTAGGCACAGATACAGTTACAATTCAAGACCAGCAGGGCAACTCAAAAAATCTCAAGATAATCAGTTATACAGGACAAATAATAAGTGACTAA
- a CDS encoding type II secretion system protein GspG — translation MISITGKRGFTLMELLVVIGIIIIIAASVLTVIPGMRQKAQEKATKAFMDRLEIAIEQYYDDNRIYPSTGNVNLKSTLQPSDSTSKQYIEFDGNEVNNGDIIDQWGNPFVYVSSTDASPDYNTTTYDLYSTGMDGTSTTFGDDTDDINNWGR, via the coding sequence ATGATATCAATAACTGGTAAAAGAGGTTTTACATTAATGGAACTATTGGTAGTTATAGGAATAATTATCATCATCGCCGCTTCAGTACTGACCGTTATTCCCGGTATGCGGCAAAAGGCCCAGGAAAAAGCTACAAAGGCTTTCATGGATCGTCTGGAGATAGCGATAGAACAATACTATGATGATAACAGGATTTATCCTTCTACAGGAAATGTAAATCTCAAATCCACCCTGCAACCATCAGACTCTACTTCGAAACAATACATTGAATTTGATGGTAATGAAGTGAACAACGGTGACATTATTGATCAATGGGGCAATCCTTTTGTTTATGTATCTTCAACAGATGCATCCCCTGATTATAATACTACTACATACGACTTATATTCGACAGGTATGGATGGCACTTCTACTACTTTTGGAGATGATACAGATGATATTAATAACTGGGGTCGATAA
- a CDS encoding prepilin-type N-terminal cleavage/methylation domain-containing protein codes for MSTSNIQSRILSRKLEIVNLKSKNGFTLVELFVVIVIMMFLAGITIPIISSIQTNAKKGVTSAQISQLELALKQFESDFGFFPPDSYKTTDTQLSLGSVNIPCDDDLDTGSKCLIFFLGSKFMFTKSSFTATYGPYIEFKKSQLEKDSGASFTGIDTDITIAGVNGTTDIYRYKDPFGIYYSYDSSAPTHNTVSFDLYSNGPDQETASSGDDVDDINNW; via the coding sequence ATGAGCACTAGTAACATTCAATCTCGAATATTAAGTCGCAAACTTGAAATTGTAAATCTGAAATCAAAAAATGGTTTCACTCTCGTAGAGTTATTCGTCGTTATTGTAATCATGATGTTCCTGGCCGGGATTACCATACCAATCATATCTTCCATTCAAACCAATGCTAAAAAGGGAGTAACCTCAGCACAGATAAGTCAACTGGAACTCGCGCTTAAACAGTTTGAAAGTGATTTTGGTTTTTTTCCACCTGATAGTTACAAAACAACTGACACGCAATTATCTCTTGGTAGTGTCAACATACCTTGTGATGACGATCTCGATACCGGTTCAAAATGTCTCATATTTTTCCTGGGCAGCAAGTTTATGTTTACTAAATCCAGTTTTACTGCAACGTACGGACCATACATAGAATTCAAAAAATCACAATTAGAAAAGGATTCAGGAGCATCCTTTACCGGCATTGACACAGATATTACTATCGCAGGAGTAAATGGTACAACTGATATATATCGATACAAAGATCCCTTTGGCATATATTATTCATATGATAGCAGTGCACCAACGCACAACACCGTGTCATTCGATCTTTACTCAAATGGTCCGGACCAAGAGACAGCTTCTAGTGGAGATGATGTGGATGATATCAATAACTGGTAA
- a CDS encoding type II secretion system F family protein codes for MPIFKFQAIDNRGTSIKDKVEALSSEAAVEAIRVKGLYPTTIKQIKDKATANSTTAKKRKSSLSSITIGKVSDKQINPFTRQLSTLQNADVPIVKSLTILESQMRNGLLKNAVREIISDIKGGDTLSIAMSKHPKVFDKLYINIINAGEISGALDIVLERLATYRENIQRLKRKIISATMYPTTVILASCSILSAIMIFIIPRFARMFQEMGVALPWLTAGLINVSNFLYTHWYTIFGIPIVIFIIVQLVSKIEKFRLVIDKLKFKVPVFGKLINKSVISRFARTLATMISSGVPILEALNNVKNITGNMAMSKAVNRIHDSIREGESIANPLRDSKICDAMVVNMVEIGEQTGELDKMLTKIADNYDNEIDAIVESLTNMLEPLIVIFLGASVGTIVIALFLPLIKLMNSLGSGM; via the coding sequence ATGCCAATATTTAAATTTCAAGCTATTGATAATCGAGGCACCTCTATCAAAGACAAGGTAGAAGCCTTGTCGTCTGAAGCAGCCGTTGAGGCTATACGTGTCAAGGGCCTTTACCCCACTACAATTAAGCAGATTAAAGACAAAGCCACGGCAAACTCCACAACTGCAAAAAAACGGAAGAGTTCGCTATCATCAATAACTATTGGCAAAGTAAGTGACAAACAGATTAATCCTTTCACAAGACAGCTATCTACACTTCAAAACGCCGACGTACCTATTGTAAAAAGCTTGACTATTCTTGAATCACAAATGAGAAATGGCTTATTGAAGAATGCTGTTAGAGAAATAATATCTGATATCAAAGGCGGCGACACATTATCCATAGCAATGTCAAAACACCCCAAAGTTTTCGATAAACTTTATATAAACATCATTAATGCAGGAGAGATAAGTGGAGCCCTCGACATAGTATTAGAAAGGTTGGCAACATATAGAGAGAATATCCAGAGATTGAAACGGAAAATCATAAGCGCAACGATGTACCCCACAACTGTTATTCTGGCATCATGTTCTATACTGTCAGCTATCATGATATTCATAATACCACGATTCGCAAGGATGTTCCAGGAAATGGGAGTAGCCCTTCCGTGGCTTACCGCCGGTTTGATAAACGTAAGCAACTTTCTTTATACTCACTGGTATACTATCTTCGGAATTCCGATAGTCATCTTCATTATCGTTCAGTTAGTCAGTAAAATAGAGAAATTCAGGTTAGTGATTGATAAACTGAAATTTAAAGTACCTGTTTTCGGTAAACTTATAAACAAATCCGTTATCTCCAGGTTTGCAAGGACACTTGCAACCATGATATCAAGCGGTGTGCCTATCCTGGAAGCGTTGAATAACGTTAAAAATATTACCGGGAACATGGCAATGAGTAAAGCCGTAAACCGGATACACGACAGTATCCGTGAGGGAGAAAGTATTGCAAACCCGCTGAGAGATTCAAAGATATGCGATGCCATGGTAGTTAATATGGTAGAGATAGGAGAACAGACAGGTGAACTTGACAAGATGCTCACCAAGATTGCCGATAATTACGACAACGAGATTGATGCTATTGTTGAGTCATTGACAAATATGCTGGAACCTCTTATAGTTATATTTCTGGGAGCTTCGGTTGGTACAATCGTAATAGCGCTTTTCCTGCCCCTCATAAAGCTGATGAACAGTCTGGGCAGCGGGATGTAG
- a CDS encoding GspE/PulE family protein: MATKEDKRKLFGQILLEKKLVSEDQIKEALEIQEINGKALGDVLVDLDYTTSGQITEVLSDYLGMEVINIEDVDFKQDMLDQIPHSIALLYRIIPIAYEEPTITVAQQDPLDIRQIDDLRFLLKHDVKPVLVDREDVANAIDKYYPGGHGSVDEILDKFQQDLSITNEFQNREIIEIEHLKEMSNETPIISFVNLILLQAIVVKASDIHFEVFENEFRVRYRIDGVLREKVPVPVIFANGIISRIKVMANMDIAERRLPQDGRIFLTIRGHSVDIRISTLPTNYGESVVMRILDKSAVSLDLTRLGMMPDSLKTVKKLMHKPNGIILVTGPTGSGKTTTLYACLNHINVTGLKIITTEDPVEYDIDGIMQIQINPEIDVTFSNCLRAILRQDPDIILIGEIRDLETLEIAVQASLTGHLVLSTLHTNDAPSTITRLMNMGLKPYLITASLVAVISQRLVKRICPGCKEEYTPGNDIMNEFNFSDHDIREKHFYNGKGCSRCNRTGYKGRMSILEIMPVDEEISSHIIKESSTETIREIARNNGMRTLLESGINAVYNGLTTLEEVARETSVN, from the coding sequence ATGGCAACGAAAGAAGACAAGAGAAAATTATTCGGACAGATATTATTAGAAAAAAAACTGGTAAGTGAAGACCAGATAAAAGAAGCTCTTGAAATACAGGAAATAAATGGTAAAGCGTTGGGAGATGTGCTGGTTGACCTTGACTATACGACAAGTGGGCAGATTACCGAGGTACTCAGTGATTATCTTGGCATGGAAGTTATCAACATCGAAGATGTAGATTTTAAGCAGGATATGCTGGACCAGATCCCACACTCTATTGCTCTGCTTTACAGAATTATTCCGATAGCATATGAAGAGCCGACAATTACCGTAGCTCAACAGGACCCACTGGACATACGGCAGATAGACGATCTACGGTTTCTCTTGAAACATGATGTGAAACCCGTTTTAGTTGATAGAGAAGATGTGGCAAATGCCATAGATAAATATTATCCGGGTGGACATGGATCAGTAGATGAAATCCTTGATAAATTCCAACAAGACCTATCAATAACAAATGAATTTCAGAACAGGGAAATCATTGAAATAGAACATCTGAAGGAGATGTCCAATGAGACACCAATAATAAGTTTTGTAAACTTGATTCTCTTACAAGCTATTGTAGTTAAAGCAAGCGATATTCATTTTGAAGTTTTCGAAAATGAATTCAGAGTCCGCTACAGAATTGATGGTGTCTTGCGAGAAAAAGTACCGGTACCTGTTATTTTTGCAAACGGTATTATCTCAAGAATCAAAGTTATGGCAAACATGGATATAGCAGAAAGGAGACTGCCACAAGATGGCCGTATTTTCCTGACTATTAGAGGGCACTCTGTAGACATACGTATTTCAACATTACCTACTAATTATGGAGAAAGCGTTGTCATGAGAATACTTGACAAAAGTGCAGTATCTCTTGACCTGACAAGATTAGGAATGATGCCGGACAGCCTAAAAACCGTCAAAAAACTGATGCATAAACCTAATGGGATTATACTGGTCACCGGACCAACAGGTTCAGGTAAGACAACAACTTTATATGCATGCCTTAACCATATAAATGTAACCGGCTTGAAAATTATTACAACAGAAGACCCTGTTGAGTATGATATTGACGGCATAATGCAAATTCAGATTAATCCGGAGATCGATGTAACATTTTCAAATTGTTTGAGGGCCATTTTAAGGCAGGATCCTGATATTATTCTGATAGGTGAGATCAGAGATCTGGAAACATTGGAAATAGCGGTACAGGCATCTCTGACCGGTCATCTGGTATTAAGTACACTTCATACAAACGATGCCCCATCAACAATAACAAGATTAATGAACATGGGACTCAAACCATACTTAATAACAGCTTCACTGGTAGCTGTTATAAGCCAGAGATTAGTAAAAAGAATTTGCCCTGGTTGTAAAGAAGAATACACTCCCGGTAATGATATTATGAATGAGTTCAATTTTTCTGATCATGATATACGGGAAAAACACTTTTATAATGGGAAAGGTTGTAGCCGTTGTAACCGTACAGGGTATAAAGGCAGAATGTCAATCCTTGAGATAATGCCAGTAGATGAAGAGATATCCTCGCACATCATTAAAGAGTCTTCTACTGAAACTATAAGAGAAATTGCCAGAAATAACGGAATGCGGACATTATTAGAAAGCGGTATAAATGCGGTATACAACGGATTAACGACACTGGAAGAAGTTGCAAGAGAAACAAGTGTGAATTAA
- a CDS encoding GspE/PulE family protein — MQLNNFVIYENDMKTSFLSLGQLLKEKGIISDDQLSRALAHQKRQSIRLGEALAEMGYADNEDIISSLAEQFDFQVINPVDIQIPEDVINIIPKNIAKKHNIIPVTKHDRLLIIAISDPLDISTLEDLRFTLNINVECVLATKNNIQDAIKKYYDKERYVSFDGYLDGFKSIIASTDKSLNYSFGVEEEAEAPVVKLVTYIIDEAVKARASDIHIEPFPNKTRIRYRIDGVCQDVHSITRCIHDALISRIKILARIDITEKRKPQDGRISSEVDEKSVDIRVSTIPTTCGESIVMRILEKSTVLIQLKSMGFSDKDFYNFKSVLKKPNGIFLITGPTGSGKSTTLYASLNEIDRSENKIITVEDPIEYNLSGINQCQVNEMIGLTFPSMLRSVLRQDPNIIVIGEIRDVETAEIAVTSALTGHLVMSTLHTNDAPSAITRLVDMGIKPFLISSSIQAILAQRLVRVICPKCKVPHKIEKDVLEAINIDNNDLANSEFYHGTGCEYCNRTGYRGRKPIFEFMSINTEIRDAIFNNLGTNELRKIVQSNGMTTLAEDGLRLARAQITTLEEVIRITTLDSM, encoded by the coding sequence ATGCAGTTAAATAATTTTGTAATATACGAAAACGACATGAAAACTTCATTTCTATCTCTGGGGCAATTGCTGAAAGAGAAGGGAATCATCTCTGATGACCAGCTAAGCAGGGCTTTGGCACACCAGAAGAGGCAATCAATCAGGCTGGGAGAGGCGTTAGCAGAGATGGGTTACGCCGATAATGAAGACATAATAAGCAGCCTGGCAGAACAATTTGACTTCCAGGTTATCAACCCTGTTGATATACAGATTCCGGAAGATGTGATTAACATAATCCCAAAAAATATCGCAAAAAAGCATAATATTATACCTGTCACAAAGCATGACCGATTACTTATCATTGCCATAAGCGACCCACTTGATATCAGTACACTGGAAGACCTGCGGTTTACACTGAATATTAATGTTGAATGCGTCCTGGCCACGAAAAACAACATACAAGATGCAATAAAAAAATATTATGACAAAGAAAGATACGTCTCTTTTGATGGTTACCTGGATGGGTTTAAGTCAATAATTGCAAGTACAGACAAATCTCTGAACTATTCATTTGGAGTTGAGGAAGAAGCGGAAGCGCCAGTTGTCAAGCTTGTAACCTATATAATTGATGAGGCCGTAAAAGCCCGTGCCAGTGATATTCACATTGAACCATTTCCGAACAAAACCCGTATAAGGTATAGAATTGATGGTGTCTGTCAGGATGTACACTCAATTACAAGATGCATACATGATGCGCTGATTTCCAGAATAAAAATACTTGCCAGAATTGATATTACCGAGAAGAGGAAACCACAGGACGGACGTATAAGCTCAGAAGTTGATGAAAAATCGGTTGATATCAGAGTAAGCACAATACCCACGACTTGCGGAGAGAGTATTGTGATGAGGATACTGGAAAAGTCAACAGTGCTTATACAACTGAAAAGCATGGGTTTCTCTGATAAAGATTTTTATAATTTTAAGAGCGTATTAAAGAAACCAAATGGTATATTCCTGATTACAGGACCTACCGGCAGTGGTAAGTCCACAACTCTATATGCGTCCTTAAATGAGATAGATCGATCTGAAAACAAGATCATTACCGTAGAAGATCCGATAGAATATAACCTTTCAGGAATTAATCAATGTCAGGTAAACGAGATGATTGGACTGACATTTCCCAGTATGCTCCGTTCCGTACTTCGACAGGACCCAAATATAATTGTCATAGGAGAGATACGCGATGTAGAGACTGCAGAGATAGCTGTTACATCCGCATTAACCGGGCACCTGGTCATGAGCACACTTCACACAAATGATGCGCCTTCAGCCATAACAAGGCTTGTAGATATGGGAATCAAACCTTTTCTTATATCATCATCAATCCAGGCGATTCTGGCACAACGTCTGGTCAGAGTAATATGCCCAAAGTGTAAGGTCCCACACAAAATAGAAAAGGATGTTTTAGAGGCGATAAATATAGACAATAATGATCTTGCGAATTCTGAATTTTACCATGGTACAGGATGTGAATATTGTAATAGGACCGGCTATCGTGGTAGAAAGCCTATCTTTGAGTTCATGAGTATAAATACGGAAATAAGAGACGCAATATTTAACAATCTGGGAACGAATGAACTGAGAAAGATTGTGCAATCTAATGGAATGACGACGCTGGCCGAGGATGGGTTAAGACTGGCAAGGGCACAAATTACAACATTGGAAGAGGTAATCAGGATTACTACGCTAGATTCCATGTAA